From the Lathyrus oleraceus cultivar Zhongwan6 chromosome 3, CAAS_Psat_ZW6_1.0, whole genome shotgun sequence genome, the window gttttaacattttttttataATGACATGTTATATTGATGTTGGATATGTGACATAACTGTTTCTTATTGTTGTTCCACTGCTATTTAATAAAAGTTAATGTTCAGACATGTAGTAATTACTACTACTTTTATAACTATCAAGTGTTACATGTCTTTTCGATTGGGCATGTTGAGTGTATGTTGTAGCGTAATATCCTAAATTATATGTTGAATTGTTTTACTCtgataaatattttaaatttacACGGGGAaaatttagggtgttacattCCCCTTTATTGATCACCTAATTACTTAGTTATCTGACAAATCTGAGTTTTGAGATTTTTAATTGACGCAATAGTGTTCTTTTGGTTTGATAAAGACAACTGCATAAATTGCTTTAGAATATCCTCCAATTTTAAAATTTTGTCTTGCTAAGGAAAATTCTAGTTGAAATTCGAGTACAAATGTTGTCAGTTGAATGGTCATGCATCTTGTCTCCATCCTTGATTGTAATTTGAGTTGTTTCTCCTTTGAAAATTGTTGTTATGTTGATATTGTCCTTATCTTTGTTGGTTTCCAAAAAAATCACCTCTTCATCTGACTAAGGACAATAACATGTGAGATGATCTCCGGTGCAAAACttataataataatttttcttGTGTTTAAGCACCTCTTGCATTTCTTTGAGTTGGTGTGGAAGTTTTGAAAGTTGCTTAGTTAGTTAAAAATAATTACGGTTATACACAAATATGAATAATTTTACAAAATACTTAAAATGATACAAAAGTATTGTTATGCTTATAATATCTAAATGTCAATCGCTGACAACGTCACCAATTTATTGAAAGAACAAAAGTAAGTATTTTTGTGTTATCGTATCCCCGATTTTAAGgaaatattttgattttttttttgtttattgAACTAATTTATGCTTGAAAGTGTTTTTATTTTAATGGTTTTAAGCTTGAacatatatatttttattataaacACAAAAATATCAATTATCCTAAACAATGGACCTTAATCAAAAAGTGTAATAATTCAGagcttcaaataaattttatATTCTTAGGATCATATGTGCATAATTTTATATCtcttaaaattaaaatatatacACACTAAAAAAGTAGTTTTCTAAAGCTATTTATTTCAAAACTAAAGAAAACGTTTTTGAAAAGGGAAAGCATTATTTTTTACTTGAATTATTTATTACACTTGTGTGTAATCAAATACGAAGTGTGCTTCAGTCACAATTCATAAATATGGTCTCATAATCGATTATGATTCATAACACAATCAAGTATGCACCTTTTTTTATAGTTGAGTAATTGATTACGATTCTTAGACAATTAAGTATGATACATATCACACCAAATATTTCCTTTTTCAATGTCAAATAATTGATCATGGCATATTAGTAATCAATTATATGCCTTAAACATATCATTTTCATTGTTTCCATTTATACAGGAATTTATGGAACCTCAACTACATATAAGACTCTGGGGACTGTTTGCAAATCACACGTTGACTGAATATTTTACAAACAAACTTATATTCTGGGGTGAGGTGAATGTTATTAATCTTGTATGATTCTTGAAGAGCCAAATGGCTATGTGTTGAGGTAAGTTATCAAAATCCACATGGCTACCAACCTTAGATCACACATGAGTCCAAAAGTTGATGCTACCACCATTGTCAATGATCCAACTATATTTGACAACAGAGTTTGGAACTGAGGCCTAATCCCACTCCAAATGGAAGAGTAGATATGATACTTAATGCATGAGTTTCTTCTAATGACCCAGAAACAACCCAATGATTGTTGGAGTTGAACATTTTACAACCAAGTTTAGATATGTGAGAGATCTCAAACCAATACCCCTATCAGAGATGGGAGAACAATTATTTACAAGCAAATGTTACCAATTTTTTTGTTGTGCAAGTCATCACTCCAAGCAAATTTTCTAAACATTGTTTCAATTTCCTTAAAAAAGAGGCTTAGGCTAAGCTACCTCTTCCATTGTCCTTCGCAGATATGTCAATGCGATATTTGCGGACCACCATGATTATTTGCTGCCTTAGGATGTATGGAATGTGCCAACTCCCATTTCATGGAGTGCAGTACACACAGTTGCATCCAATAGTTTTTATAGCGTGTCTCATTCTTATATGAAATTAGATGCATTAGATGCGGAGATCTCCTTATTTTTGtgaatgtatcaagtgtgagtagtatGAATAATAGTCTCAAattggttggaaatatggagatttaagcatttataagtgagagaacccactcaCATATCACCTTAAagttttaggtgaatatgtggcGTGTCTATCACAAAGGTTTTGTTCTAAAAAGAAGAAGTCCAATAATGTTCAATACTCCCTATTGAAAAATTCCCCCAACACTTATGCCAACTCATTAGGAGATGTTAAAGGAGAAACAAGTGAGAACAGATCATGTTATGGATGTATGTCGATATGCCACTGTATAGTTATTATTGGGAGAGAGACCATAACTATGATCGAGTTTCAGAAAGACACCTTTCCGAAAATGACTCTATAAACAATCTTAACAGAGGCACGACATACATTGAGGCAACGGAGGAACATcagagatttttttttttgtattttatgaACACTGAAATATGATTTACCAACAATTTGTTCGACCTTCCATCTTATTAATCTTATTAATGAATGACTCATATGTATGGCCTATTATAGATATTATTTAAAAATGATTTATAATATATTATAATGTATTATTTGTTAATGTTGAAAAGTTCTTCAAAATTACTGTTAAGGGATGTAGATAGTATCTTGAAGTTTGTTCAGAATTTCAAATTCGAACTCACCCCATTTTTAACCATCGGATCCAAACCAACATAATGGGATTATCCGAAAATTGAAATCCATATTTTAATACAAATATATTTAGAGATTACTGTATATTTAGCAAATATAGAGTGTCTTTTTGATGAAGtaattttattataaaataaataCGTGTCAAATATAGAGGGTAAGtaattttattataaaataaatatattataattttttaacACTAGGaagatttttttattttttaatttcaaaaaaatcTCTGAGCAATACACGCCTCTAAAAGAAATGtcatatttatttttataaacaaTAAATTGAATTATGAGAGGCACAAGAGTCCACAACCCATAAAAGAATTTTTGTCATATTGTATTCAAGCTCATACGACATTAATTTGGTCCTAACTAATGCATTTCCATTTtgtttcaaaaacaaaaacaactAAAGTATAGTACTACGTAATATTTTGACCTTTGGCCTTAAAATCAAAATTGAATTGCAATACAGTATTAGTGGAACATCGAAGATGATATTTCAAACGAAAGCTTTTCTCAGTCATTGAACTATTGAAGTATTCTTTTGACTTTTCATCTAATTGCACCGTGGTTTTATTACGTATTCGAATTATAAAGTATACAAATTTATTTGTCTAAATTACAAATAACTCAAATATTAAATAGTAACATACTATCATTTACTATTAATTATTATCAAACATCTTGTTAATTCCATGGTTTAAAGGAAACCCTTTCCCTTGCAACACTCAATTGTATCCTCAAACATTTCTTCAATGCTATACTTGAACTCAAATCCAGCATCCATGATTTTCTTTGAGGTTAAATGTGGAAGCATAGGACCTTTAGCTCCCATAAGCACTCTATAGTAGAAGAAAATAAATTGAATAAAAATATTAGTAACATTAAAACAAATATCACATAAATATTAGTAAAGTTATTTACATTGAGAAGgacaattaaataaataaaaaaactcACTTGGATTTTGGAATTTGAAATTCAGGGTATTTTGAAGAAATAATGTCAATTATTTCATCATAAGTTGCAATGAATGGTGAACAATTAAATCTCCCTTTTGGATTAGGATGTTCAAGTAAGAATATATGTGCTCGTGCCACGTCATCAACATGCACCATATGCATACGAGATGCCATCAATTTCTTCTCAATATCACCTGAATTCAACTTTCATTTATTAATTTTCTTTAATTCGAATTTTGAATATTCAATATATTGGCATGTATGTTGCGTATTCCACGCATTGGGAGAAAAGTTATAATACCAAACATCCATTTTCACGAGGTTATGATTAATCAATATATAGTTGTGGAAATATTGAAAATCATTTAATATTCATAGACATTAATAGGCTATGTAGTACACAAAATGATCATACCTTGCTGGTATAAAAAATAATATCGAAATAGAAGCAAAATATTTTACAAACCAAGAgaaaaacaaattaaaaaattCTTAAAATAAATTATCAAATAACATTTTAgtaaaatttattattatttgaaGGAATTTcaaatgaataaaaaaaatttaCATTCAATAAAAAATACGAAATATTGTTAAAATGATGAAAATCTTTGAAAAATTCCAAATGAGATCTAAAATAAAGGAATTTAAAATTTCTCTTTCATTATCcaaaaattttaaattaattattacCGATCTCTAAATCTTTATAAATTGATATTTATagttttttgaaaatttaaataaattttaaattttttcaaaaattgCAAATTAGTGCTTATTATATTTAAATTTTACAAATCGGTCCTTTAAAATATTCCAAATTATAAAATTGGTccaaattttaaattttatttaaaaatcTTAAAATTTATCAAATTTAACAATGAAGAGAAATCAAGTAAAATATTTGAATCAGCTACAATTTTATGTTTTTAAAACTTTTAAATCAACATAAAAAAAAAAGCACTTACCAAATATGAAAGGCAGTGAAGCATAAACAGAACCAGGAATCTTAGGGCAAACGAAGGGTCCAACAACAAAAGATGGTATAAGAGTCACAATATCCAACCCATTTTCTTTTCCATATTCAAGAACAGCTTTCTCAGCTAGAGTCTTAGAAGCTACATATGACCAAGCAAATGGCTTCAATTTTCTTAGAAGATTAACATCACTCCAATAACTTTCATCCATTACATCATCTTCTTTTTCTTGATAATAAACAGCTGAACCACTTGAAGTGTAAACAACTCTCTTTAATGTCTTTGAGTTTTTGCATGCTTTTAGAATTCCTAATGCTCCGTCAATGGTTCTTTCTGTCACTATTTCTTCTGGTTCGCTCACAGTGAAATCCATCGGAGTTGCGGTGTGGAATATTCCAACGCACCCTTCTATTGCTTCGTTGAAGCTTTCTGGTTTGCTAAGATCCGCCGTGAAAATTTTTAGTTTTTCAGATGCTCCGGGAAGATTTGTGAGAAAACTTATATCTCTTTTTTTCCCTGCCATTTACAAAATGATAATAATTATCAGAAACTCATACGTATAACTATACTGTTCAATCTAACAATATTAATATTTATCAAATTAACTAAATTTTAAAAACTAATAAATATTTTACCTGGATCAGCTCTAACAGTGGTATTAACAGTGTAACCATCTTCAAGGAGTGTCTTGATGATCCATGAACCAATAAAACCTGTACCTCCTGTTACACAAACTCTTCCTTTTCCTTCTGCCATTATCACACTTTTCTTGCAAAATGTTTTTTCACTCTTATGTTTTGTGTTAGTTAGTTTTGTATGAATGTTGATGTTCATACAGATGTATATATAGGCACGTAATGTTATAGGTGGACACTTTCTGTGGGCATACTAATTCTACCGAACACTGTAATATTTTTCCTTGCTGATTACATGTTCGTAAGTTAACAATTTAACTGGTAAAATATGGAATAGAAAAATATATTCTAGAAGTTGAATTTATACTTGGTCAAATAAAAGTGGGAGATGTTATATCTGTGTGCTAATTACTTTTACTTtcatttttaaataaataaacTTGTCAACTTGATAATATGAATATATTTTGAATGAATTGTGAGTGTAAGGTATCTCTCCCGTTAGTATtataaacacacacacacaaattTATTGATTAATTTATATATTTAATTTATGTAATTCAATAAAACCTTAAAATAAATGTTTGTTTATAAAATGATAAGATAAAGATAAATTATGTTTTGATGCGATTAAATTACAGTTTTGGTCCTTATATTTTGGTCTTCTCACGGTTTTGGTTCCCCCATTTTTTAAATAGTTTTAGTCCCACGTCCTAAATTTGATCAAAAAAACGTTTATATGGTTTCCATGATGAGATGTTGTTTCGAATAGTTTGAATTTTTTCCGGTTGATTATTGAATATTTCTTAGTCCATTGTGCTGTTTTAAAATTTACTGTATATTTTTTTCTTGGGTTTGTTTTAGGTCAGCTGATACAAAAACAGTCAGAATAAGGATTAATCACAGGAGGACTTAGTTCATTATCCTTGCAAGATTTATGTAAATGAAAAGGTACAATAAATGAATTGCAAATTTGATGTGGATTTTATGTCTTATATGGACTTCATGAAGGTTATCAATAATTGGGTTATATAAGAATCAAGTGCACGTGGTATCATCACCCGAAGTAGTCATTTGAGCATGGGGTTAGACTTCTTAACAATGACGCAAATGTCTTAAAATTTGGAGAAGACATGAATAATTATGACATTGCTAATATCTACGTTGAGTATATAGTAGATTGACTTACTGTTATATCAGAAGAACAAGTGAAGGTATGTTGAACTTGAACTTACTATATTATTGTTGAACTGATATAAACTTAGTATATTATGAATTGAACATTCTGAACTTGGTGTATTATTGTTGAACTGATATGAACTTAGTGTATTATTGCTGAACTGATATGAACTTAGTGTATTAGGAACTGAACTGATATGATCTTAGTGTATCATCCTAAACTTAATATATTATGAACAAATGTATACCTGAACTGTACTTTGTGCATCATACTGAAACTGAATTGTCTTTGTGTTACATAATGTTTAAAAATATCAAGCTTCGAGGCAACTTATTCGTACATTGTGCTCAAGACTTCAAGCAATAATCCCCCAGTTATGAGAAGAACTCCGGATACTCTAGCCTGCAACAAATGGGGAAAAAATTAATCCTCCAGTTATGAGAAGAGTTTCGGGTAGATCTAAGAAGAAAAGAAACATGGTAATGATGAACCAACTTCAAGCAATGTACTACCAAGAAATTTGACCACTATTAAGTGTAAAAATTATGAGATTTTAAGACATAATTCAAGAACTTGCAAAGAGAAAATAGTGACGGATCGACAATTAGCGAAAGGTAGTAACAAGGTTACCAAGGCTAAGAAGCAAAGGAAGACATCAACAAAAGAATCATCCCCTGTGTTAACACAAGGATCACAAGCTCCGCAAACACAAGAAACTAATTCATGAAACATGTTGTCAAATgtccttttttgtgtgtactGGTATTGGCTACTTTAGAGTCAGATTGACTGTTTTGTGTAATGGTATTGGCTACTTTAGAATCAGGTTGACTGTTTTGTGTAATGGTGTTGGCTACTTTAGAATTAGGTTGACTGTTTTGTGTAATGGTGCTGGCTACTTTAGAATTAGGTTGACTTTTCAATCCAATGTTGGATTTCGTTATACGAATATGTGGTAAAGAGTTATTGGAGATATCATGTTAATAAATttgacatatatatatatatatatatatatatatatatatatatatatatatatatatatatatatatatatataaaagttatTATAGTTAAACTCaaatatttttttacaaaatattttataattgatcGGTAGAATTTTATTTTACATTAGCATCAGCATTGCATAACAATTACATTTTGATATTATTAAAAAGAAAGAAACAAGCAAATTGAATACGACTTTTCAGTTTACTAGGAGACTTTGAACATATATATGCATCACTCACACCCCAATCTTTGAATAAAAAGCTACTTATTGCACCCTGTTTTCCATGACGCTGTTAAATTAATGGTTCTTTTCGTGAGACATATGTGAGTGTGAGATAAACCGtttcttttatttatttgttttaacTTGTAAAAATAAAACGAGCCTTTATTAATTAGTTACTCGAACTATACGGCAAAATACCAAATTTCTATTGCTATTCTATCAATTAAATTGACTAATTGTTAGATTAATTAACTAcattatatttgattttttttacatGTTATCTAATTCATATATCAATAAGATACATTGATCGGAACTCGATCTAGTTTTGGCTAAGAAGAGAAATTTTCAATGACCAAGTTATGGCCGGGTTACTGGCCATAGCTTTATAATAAACTGATAATTGTTTCAAATTTTAATAACAAATTAATATATGAACTAAAACAACTATTTTCACAAATAAATGGTTCCAGAGAGTTAACATATGTGTGGATAATAGAAACACAAgtattttgagatttttatcctCCGTAAGAGATGTCCTCCATTTTGAAATTAATTCTCTTTCTTTTAAATATTTTAGGTTGTTAGAGAGAGTCAATCTTCAATTTGAAATCATTTGAGATTCTTTAATTAATTTGTTAGAATAGAGGcttaattcttgtaaatataaaTATGACAATAATTGGGTGGTAGAGTGGTTCCCCTTAATTATGTGTTTAATGTTATCCCTGTctttttttaaatcttttttgAAGATGTTTGTAAAGGTTTGTGGAAAGTTTGTCAACTTACAAATAAGGTTCCTTAGAGGGGTTTAAAGGTGCTTCAAAGATATCTTAGATTAATTGGGAGGGTGTTTTCAAGCCAAAGAACATGGGTTTAGGAGTGAGGGATCTCTGGTTTTTAATCTTGTTCTTTTGGCAAAGTGGAGATGGAAGTTTCTAATTGGGCATCCAGGTATTAGAGGGATATTCTGATAGCGAGATATCGATCCCCAACACTTTCCTCGCTTGTTGAGGGAGGACTGATGGTTTTCACTTTACTTCTTCTCGGTAGAAAGGGATATTTCTTCTTGGGTCTATGAAAGAAAATAGCCCTGATTTGTTTGTTGACGGAGTCATCAGGAAAATAGGGTCTGACACTCAAATTTCCTTTTAGAAGGACCTTTGATTAGGGTTCATCCCCTTAAAGACCAAGTTCCCCGATTTGTACTTAAATTATATTCAGTTCGACGGATTGGGGAAAGAGACTGTTTGATAGTTAATGGGGTCTTCACTTGGGAACTTAGGTGGTAGAGATCATTCATTCATAGAGAGCTACTTGTTATTAAGGAGCTTTGATCTCAACTTTGAGATATCACCCTCTTCTTGGATAAAGACCAGTGGATTAGGAAGCATGCTTGTTAGCTTGATCTCTTCTTTGAAACCTTTTCCGATAGAGCGTCAGATTCTCCCTCTAATATGGATTAGTTGGGTCCTACTAAGATCTTGGTATTCTCTTGGTAACTTTTACAAGATATAATTTTGTCTATTAAAAATATGTCTTAGAGAGGGTTGATTTCCCATCCTATTAAGATCTCTTATCCCTTGTCCGGATATTTGGTTGAGACGGTCTCCCATCTCTTTGTTACTTGTGAGCTTGTCATGTATGTGCGGTATAAAATATTTAAGTGGTTAGGGTGACGGGTATTTATTCCTAATGGTTATAGGTTGCTTTTTGATTCTTTTCTTTCTTTAGGGGGAAAGACTAAGTATATGGGTGGATATCTATTTATTTAGAATGTTGTAGTATGGTCCATCTGGAAAATTTATAAAAATGTCATCTTTAAGGGAGTCACAAAACTAGGTAAAGAGGTGGATAACAAGAGTATTTTTTGGCCTAAAAATGTTTTTTGGATAGATCTGAGGTGAACTCTTGCACCTTCACTGAATGGCTTTAGAACCATATCTTCTACCTAAACCTATAGCAGACCAAGTTTTTGCCTTGGTTTGGAGGtaggttttcatttttggtttTTTGGTGTTCTTTTGATGGGATATATTTTGTTGATGGAGGATCTGGGGGCTTGAGATCTAACTTGTTGCCAGCGAGGTGGATTATATTTGTAGTTGGGGTCTTTATTTATGGAGATCACTTGATCAATATTG encodes:
- the LOC127127234 gene encoding vestitone reductase, coding for MNINIHTKLTNTKHKSEKTFCKKSVIMAEGKGRVCVTGGTGFIGSWIIKTLLEDGYTVNTTVRADPGKKRDISFLTNLPGASEKLKIFTADLSKPESFNEAIEGCVGIFHTATPMDFTVSEPEEIVTERTIDGALGILKACKNSKTLKRVVYTSSGSAVYYQEKEDDVMDESYWSDVNLLRKLKPFAWSYVASKTLAEKAVLEYGKENGLDIVTLIPSFVVGPFVCPKIPGSVYASLPFIFGDIEKKLMASRMHMVHVDDVARAHIFLLEHPNPKGRFNCSPFIATYDEIIDIISSKYPEFQIPKSKVLMGAKGPMLPHLTSKKIMDAGFEFKYSIEEMFEDTIECCKGKGFL